The Hordeum vulgare subsp. vulgare chromosome 4H, MorexV3_pseudomolecules_assembly, whole genome shotgun sequence genomic interval ATGGGTAGATGCAGTAGTAATAGTATATGGCGTGGTGTGCCTCTGTTTACAGTTAACCTGAAACTGTGCTGTGATTTTAGCTGTGCTAGCTAGCAcattgctcatttcatttttgttgcctGTAGTCTCTACTGACTTGCCCAATTTCGGTCCTCTCTCTAGATCTTACGGAGTAGTTCAGATACCAAAACATCAAGACAAAACAATCAATTTTCAAAGGGAGGGAACATCTAGAATCTACAATAGCGGCCGGCGTTGGTTTTTAATACCAACATCTCTATCAGGATGTTCTGCATCTGCTGATGTGTTCTTTTCTATGAATATTTTAATTGGAAACTGCAAAATTTGGGCTTTTCTTCATTGAGATTAATTTTTTGGGGTTGGAGTGAGACTTCTCCACAGTTTCGAAAGTAAGTTAGAAGTGAGATTGAACTGGGCAACCTCGTGTGGGCAACCCTACAACCCTGTTCTTGGATTAGATACTGAACGCACACCTCTCTGAGGCAAAACGGTGTTGCAAATTTTCAaccacttttttatttttttgagattTCATCGGCTGTACACTTTGATTCTTTAGTAGTTGTTGTGTTCTTTCTTTGTTTCTTTTAAAACAAATGGGAGAGTTATTTTACTTCTATGAGTTGTTGGATCCAATCCAACCTAGCTGTCTCAGGACTGTCCTTGTCTGTCCTTGTTGTTCTTGGACAAAAATAGATGTCGAACAGTGGGTCAGACTATCTCATTCATAGTCTGCTAACATTGCATCGTTGAAATTCATTATTTTCTGTTCCTATTCCTTTTTTTAACCTTTTATCTGGTTTTGTtcacatttttatttgttttccagATGTTCCAATTTTCACTTGCCAGGTTTTTTTTACCAAGAAACAGTTATTATATACTTACTGTTAATATAAGTATGCCATAATTTACTATGGTGTAATCTACAAGTATATCATGTAGGAACTATTCCTAATATTTCATAGGTATTTGATGGTTCCCCACAAATGTGGTATACGACCcaatcattttcctctttctataTGCACAATATGAACACTTCTATTAACCTACTGATTTAGTGTGATTACCTTTTGGGCTTACATAGGAGAGAAAGAATACTACGAGAAACAATTTGCCACATTGAGATCCTTCGAGGAAGTTGACTCTATAGAAGAATCCAATGTaataagtgaagaagaagagctcATGGAGCAAAGACAGAGTGAATTTGCTATGAAGATATCAAATTATGCAAATGTTGTTCTCTTGGCATTGAAGGTTGGTATTTCCCCTCTGTATTTAGTAAACTTGCTTAGACTCCTTTAGGTTGACTATAGAATTCATGCTCTCTCGTTTTTGTCAGATATATGCCACAGTGAAAAGTGGGTCAATTGCTATTGCTGCATCAACACTTGATTCATTGCTCGACCTCATGGCTGGTGGTATCCTTTGGTTCACACATCTCTCAATGAAGAGCATCAACGTCTACAAGTATCCCATTGGTAAATTGAGGGTGCAACCAGTAGGCATTATCATCTTCGCAGCCGTTATGGCTACTTTAGGTATGTTTTCTCAAGTCATGTCCTTGTTTACTTTCCATTAGACTATTACCGTTGTCTTCAAATTTTGAAGAATAATCATTTCGCATTTCCAGGATTCCAAGTATTTCTTCAAGCAGTTGAAAAGCTGGTAGTGAACGTGACTCCAGATAAATTGACCCCACCACAACTCATGTGGCTATAttcaatcatgatctttgcaacagtAGTTAAGCTAGCCCTGTGGTTCTACTGCCGGACATCTGGTAACAACATAGTCCGCGCCTATGCTAAGGTTTATATCTGTTTCTCAATTAGCCTGATTCAAATGAACAAATGAGCATAGTTTACCAGAAGTAATTGGCTATTTTCACAGGATCATTATTTTGATGTGGTCACAAATGTTGTTGGTTTGGCTGCTGCTGTTCTTGGTGACATGTTCTACTGGTGGATCGACCCAGTTGGTGCAATCATCCTTGCAGTCTATACAATTACAAACTGGTCTGGAACAGTGTGGGAAAATGCAGGTTTGCAGTACTTGTTATAACATTAAAACTTGACATATGAAACACCACTTGTAGTATATAGTTCTCCAATCATATAAATAATCTGATGCCACAGGAAAATATTTGGCACAAGAACATCTGTTAGGACAAACTGTTTGTAGGCCTACTGGACGTGGATGCCTCAAAGCCCTCCAGTCAATCTCCATTAAAGAAACCGCCAACAGTTCTAACAGTCTTTTTTATATAATTCATAGAAATACATTACTTAAATCCATTGATTACTGTGACAGATTTGGGACTGATATATAAGTAAAACTGCTGCATGTTACAGTTTACAATTCACGCTAGCCTGGCATATGGTTATATAATTAACACATGATGCTATCCTTGATGCAGTATCACTAGTAGGTGAATCAGCTCCCCCGGAAATGCTGCAGAAGTTGACATACCTAGCCATCAGACATGACCCTCAAATTAAGCGTGTTGATACAGTTCGGGCATACACCTTTGGAGTGCTTTACTTTGTTGAGGTTAGTATATCCTACTtctattttctgttattttacatGCTCTTCTTTTAAGTGAATGTACATTCCCTTCCCTGCAATATTAACCAAGAGATGTATACTATATATGTTATGACCGGCATCGCTTATAGCCGGAGAAGGCCCAATGGACCCGTTTAGTTAGGggtttagcccaagttatcttatttttattaGCATCGAGATTATATAAACAGTTGTAAGACACCCTTTTGGAATTAAGCAATAAGACATATTCTATTGCCCGGCTCCTAGAGGAGCCGgaatccctaaccctagccgccgccaccttcCCATCGTGCGAGACGGCGCCCTCGCGCCGGCCGCCGCGTTCACGCCCACGCCAGCTCCCCTCCTACCCCTACAATCTCAGGCAGTGGCCCAGTAGGACCCTAGCTCCTACCAATATATCATGCATCTGTTTGAAACCCTGGGTGCTGCACTGATTCTAAACGAAGACTTATTACTGCTTTATCTATTACTATGCGTTTTCCATAGCATTTGTTGGAAGCAGTTGTTGACACTATATACTGCATAAACGAATGAGATGTGCACAGTAGGTTAGGAACTGGATTCAGTAGTTTCATACATACAAATAGTACATAACATTTAAGTACTTTTATGAACTTCACAACTCATGCGATCAGTGGACTGGCAGGTCGATATTGAGCTCCCGGAGGACTTGCCACTCAAGGAGGCACATGCAATTGGAGAATCACTCCAGATAAAGATCGAGGAACTTCCAGAAGTCGAGCGGGCATTCGTTCACCTTGATTTTGAGTGTGACCACAAGCCAGAGCATTCAATCCTCAGCAAGCTTCCTAGCAGCCAGCCTTGATTACTATCCGAATTCACCGTGGACAACATGCAGGATTTGCTGCAGTACTTGATGTCCTGCGCTATATGAAAGGGCTGAAGTCGAGCTAGGCACTGTTGGCCATCTAAGTGAGATAAGCACCAGCGTTGGAGACTGTATAGACTTATTTTGCAGAGCCCTCTAAGGTCTAAGCGCCCTGTTTCGAGTAAAAGTAGGTTCTTTTTGCATGTTGAAGCTGTCATTGTTTGTCTGCCACGAGGGCTGCAATGTGGAAACGTTTGGCACAAAAAGAAAGCAAGCgatttttgtgtgctcaaaatcaGTTTAATTGTGAACTTAGTATGTTGCTTTTTTACTGGTGTGTTTTGTTCTAAGAAAAAAACATTTGGAAAATGATACACTAACTTCGGTTTGCGAAAATTTCCTCGACTTCTACTTTATGAGAGTAACATAACACTATTTTCACCTGGAAATGCAATTCGGCTCTCATATATTAGGGCTCAATGTTTCCAAAGTTTGGTTGTACACTTGCTATTGTCACCTCACTAATCTATTCgttggtactccctccgtaaagaagtAATGAtcaaaatgctcttatatttctttacggaacGAGTATCTTTTATTGATAATAATCCATTCAGTTTTTTAAAAGACAGTAATCTATCCGTTGCTACTTAGCGAAGGTGTGTTACCTCCATGGGCGCCGGCGGCTATGTGCCACTTGCTGCGAGGCACATCGTTGCCTCGCGCACAGGCGCCGGtgatgggccggcccagtagGACCTCGATCATGATGTCATTagattttttcctgtttttatttatttatttatttatatttcaatgcatatatttcaaaaataattatgaaaataacAACCATGAATTTTAAAATGATATTAACATAGTATTTTTTATTAGCGCGGTATTAATAATGTTGATAACTTAGAAACAAATTCCACGAAAAAATGTTCCCGTGTTTACAAAATGGATGcaattttttaaaaatatgtGTGTACAGTTGTAAAACAATATTTGTGTAATGTACTTTTCTTAGCACGATTAAAAATGGTGTTCATGATGCCACTAGATTCACTACTCAGTTTTGCATTTAGAAGTTACAACTGATTAAAAATGTCATCGTTCTCTGAGATGCTTGCTAAAAAATGCCACTAGACACCTAAAAAATGTCATTGTTTTGTTAGATGTTTATTCAAAAAAGCGATTAGACATCATTACTGTCAGGTCAAACCCGTTGATGATGTTATATGTTCCAAATACCCCTCAAACCACATGTCAGCTCCCTCTTTCTCACACACACAATGATAAGTGCGCCCCCAATTTGTGAGGAGTAAAATAAGAACACTATTGGGGATCAAGTGGGATAGACACTTTATCGTAGAGAGATACAGGGAGGATTCACTTGCTTATTTAAATGCATATATTTCAAAAAGAATTATGAAACTAAAAACCATGAATTTTAAAATGAAGTTAACATAGTATTTTTTATTAGCGCGGTACTAATAATGTTGATAACTTAGAAACAAATTCCTGACGATGAAAAAATGTCCCCATGCTTACAAAATGgatgcaattttttttaaatatgtgtGAACAGTTGTAAAGAAATGTTTGTGTAATGTACTTTTCTTTGCACGATTAAAAAATGGTTTTTGTGATGCCACTAGATTCACTACTCAGTTTTGCATTTAGAAGTTACAACTGTTTAAAAATGTCATCGTTCTCTGAGATGCTTGCTAAAAAATGCCACTAGACACCTAAAAAATGTCATCGTTTTGTTAGATGTTCATTCAAAAAAGCGATTAGACATCATTACTATCATGTCAAACCCGTTGATGATGTTATATGTCCAAAATACCCCTAGAACCAGCTTCCTCTTTCTCACACACACAATGATAAGTGTGCCCCCCATTTGTGAGGAGTAAGCAAGTAaataattttataggaaaataagaACGCTATTGGGGATCAAGTGGGATAGACACTTTATCGTAGTGAGATAGAGGGAGGATTCACTTGCTTATTTAAATgcatatatttcaaaaataattatgaaaataaaaaccaTGAATTTTAAAATGATGTTAACATAGTATTTTTTATTAGCGTGGTACTAATAATGTTGATAACTTAGAAACAAATTCCTGATGATGAAAGAATGTTCCCATGCTTAGTAAATGGAtgcatttttttaaatatgtGTGTACAATTGTAAAAAAATGTTTGTGTGATGTACTTTTCTTTGCACGTTTAAAAAATGGTTTTTATGATGCCACTAGGTTCACTACTCAGTTTTGCATTTAGAAGTTACAACTGTTTAAAAATGTCATCGTTCTCTGAAATGCTTGCTAAagaattgttgggtaacgtagcataaattcaaaaaaaatcctacgcatattcagatcttcctatggagagaccagcaacgagagaggggtgagtgtatcttcatacctttgaagatcgctaagcggaagcgttgctagaatgcggttgatggagtcttactcgcggcgattcagaccgcggtgtgattccgatctagtgccgaactacggcacctccgtgttcaacacacgtgcagcccgatgacgtctcccgcaccttgatccagcaaggaggagggagaggttggggaagaactccagcagcacgacggcgtggtgtcgatggagatacgaggtctcccggcagggcttcgccaagcaccgacagagaggaggagaaagaagggcagggctgcgccgagggagagggaaaagtctatctcaaaacagccccaaacctcaattatatatagggggagagggagggggcgcaacccttagggttcccacccccaaggggtgcggcagcccccatctacgccaggaggtggcggccaggaggggaggaggggtgtggcgcacccctggtgggccttaggcccacctggcttagggtttgcccccccttccctctctcctgcgccttgggctgagtggggggtgcaccatcccacctaggggttggttccctcccccacttggcccatctagcctcccggggtcgttgcccccttcggtggacccctggagccacctccggtggtcccggtggtcccggtacgttaccggtgatgcccgaaacacttgcggtgtccgaaaccatccgtcctatatatcaatctttacctccggaccattccggagctcctcgtgacgttcgggatctcatccgggactccgaacaactttcgataacctcgtgtaacaattccctataaccctagcgtcatcgaaccttaagtgtgtagaccctacgggttcggcagACACGCagtcatgaccgagacacctctccaaccaataaccatcagcggggtctggatacccatggtggctcccact includes:
- the LOC123449223 gene encoding metal tolerance protein 4 — translated: MEANGRGDNDAARAPLLAGRRRNSVGSMRGEFVSRLPKKVLDAVDPERPSHVDFSRSKGLLEGEKEYYEKQFATLRSFEEVDSIEESNVISEEEELMEQRQSEFAMKISNYANVVLLALKIYATVKSGSIAIAASTLDSLLDLMAGGILWFTHLSMKSINVYKYPIGKLRVQPVGIIIFAAVMATLGFQVFLQAVEKLVVNVTPDKLTPPQLMWLYSIMIFATVVKLALWFYCRTSGNNIVRAYAKDHYFDVVTNVVGLAAAVLGDMFYWWIDPVGAIILAVYTITNWSGTVWENAVSLVGESAPPEMLQKLTYLAIRHDPQIKRVDTVRAYTFGVLYFVEVDIELPEDLPLKEAHAIGESLQIKIEELPEVERAFVHLDFECDHKPEHSILSKLPSSQP